A stretch of DNA from Lodderomyces elongisporus chromosome 4, complete sequence:
TAGATCAacaagcaaagcaaagacCGTTCTTTTCCTGCGTTGGCGGTAGAAATAGGtctccacattttttttttacaaatttgaaattgaaattgaaattgaaattgaaattgaaaatgaaattgaaactaAAAAGCAGAAAGGTAAAACTGGAACTAAAACTAAACCAGGATTGGTTTCACAAATGATAAAACTCCTTATTCTTCCACTTCTTCTCCCCCTATTGTGTTTACTATTATTGCTCTCTTTAAGCCTTCTtttgcacacacacacacacacacacacactcacactaACTCATACTTATTTAAATGCCTTCATGAAACATTAAAGTGTGGGAGACCAAACGTGAGATTGTGGTGTTGAAACTTGGGAAAAACGCGCACGTTCTTCCTATTATGTTTCAACCCCCCCTAACCCACTCCAccccctcttttttttttttctagttACTTATTTCTTTACATCCAGAGAACAAAAGTGggtgtatgtgtataaGTAGGTGCATGTACATGTATACATGTATACAAGTGAGATATCGTTATGCCCACGTTCAATAATTGGACAAGAGTACGGTCATAACCATTGAAACAATCGGTAtgtatatctatatatatataaacccCTCAATTcctttcaaaaatttttgcagagaaaaagaaaatatttttcaattacaaCAAAGTAAGATTCAAACAACTTCAataatttcttttgctaTAATTAAAAATGGTTTTCGGTTTTGGTAaggacaacaacaacgacgacgacaacaacaacaacaataactaCGGCGGTAGAAACAACGATGATAGCAGAGGTGGTTTTGGAGACTCTAGCGACTCCGCAAGTGACAACTATGGTTCTTCCAACTACGGAAATGATAATCAAGACAGCTATGGTTCTTCCAATGATAATTTTGGCTCTTCAAATTACGGAAATCTGAATGACGATGATAATTACGGCAGTAGCGGACGTGGAGAACGTGGAGGACGTGGTGGCCGTGGCGACAACGACAATAGCTATGGCTCATCGAGAAATgacaatgatgataatggcGATAGTAGTTTCGGTTCATCAAATAAACGTGGCGGAAACTCTGACAATTTTGGCTCCTCCAACAGAGGTGGAAGTGACAGTTATGGGTCAGGGTCAGACGATTTCGGCTCCTCCGGCAGAGGCGGAAATGACAACTACGGTTCAGACAACTTTGGCTCCTCGGGAAATGATTATTCTCTGAACACAAAGTCAGGACGCAAAGGGAACTCTTTTGGCAAtgacaatgacaatgacaatgacAACGACTTTGGCTCCACTTCTAATCAAAATCGTTCTGGTGGTTTCGGCAATGACGACTCTTTTGGTGGAAACAATGATGATTCATACGGTAGAAGCAACAGAAGTGGTGGTGACTCATATGGAAACAACGACAATTATTAGTTCTTAGATAGACATTCCTTATATGAACTTTAAGAGTAGTCTCTATTCAACTTTCTAATGTTCAATTTCACTTCTTATCTTGTATGTTCCTCATCTGGCCTCTACacaataaaagtaaaaatctCTTTGTCGATGGGGAAAACAtcaattgaaattgttgtaaATATCTAATTCTAAAATAATGAAGTATTCCAGGCGAGCATATCCACCCagctattttttttttcctcatGTAAAATTTGTCTTCTATAATTTTTGGAACAACACAACATAACACAGCAAaatagaacaaaacaaaataaaacaaaataaaacaaaataaaacaaaagtaagCAAAACTTAGTTATAGCGGTGCATACAAGACTTGGGTTATGTATTTGGTTTTATAACGCATTATAGATGCAACTGCCAACGTGTTGTGTTTGATCGATGTTGTAGCTAAATGATTTAACACAACGTGGTTCGGTGTGGGTAAAGCACCTGAATTATTCTCATTGCTATTGAAATTGTTCAAAATCACACTTTCTAAATGTGGAGGCAATTGAGGGGGATGTAACCATGCTTGTTGTTGGCCGTTGTTCGATTTAGACTGCTTGTCGATAGCAACATAGTATTGCTCCATCACCTTTGGATCTGTGAAGATTGGGGGAATATCGGTGATAAACAGAAGGTTTTGACCTTCGGGCCCCTGATCATAGTATCTTGAATATCCGTTCCCCatatcatcttcatcattcgTAAGCTGCCACCTTGTTGACTTTCGACTTGTTAAACCATTACTATCGTCACTTGCCTCCTTTCCGCCaatatcctttttttcttccatgTTAGGTTTCGCTTTCTCAGCTCCAGTAGAACCaatttgttgttcttgttgttcttgttgttgctgctcatcttgctgctgctgtggAACTGCAGGTGTTTGAACTTGATCCTTTTGTGGCGGAGGTGCAACTTCCACATAGTTGACAATATTACCAGTCTGGTCTGTGGCCGTTGGTAAAAAATCAGAGTATCTCAATTCGTTATCCACAATGAAACGAAGTCTGTGTGTCCCCACTGGCAAACCTAAAGTGATAACAAACGTGCCGTCTGGTTGCCTCACAAGCCCAATCATCTTTCTCCAACCTGTAAATGAACCAGTCACATAAACCTTCTCGCCTCCTTGAACCCATTTGATATCAACAGGTAAAGTAAATACGGTCtctggttgttgttgttgttgttgttgttgttgttgttgttgttgttgttgttgttgttgttgttgttgttgttgttgttgttgttgttgttgttgttgttgttgttgttgttgttgttgttgttgttgttgttgttgttgttgttgttgttgttgttgttgttgtgtgGGATTGTTTTGAGCACTTGTCTGTGAGCCCTGATCCTCATTTTGAACCCGTGTTGATGCTGACAGCGGTGGCGGTTTATCTTGAgcttgctgttgttgttgctgttgctgttgctgttgttgttgctgttgctgttgctgttgttgttgtgccAAAGTAGTCGATGAATGGTCAATATGCATTCGGTCCTCGTCAGCAGCGTCCTCAACATGTTTGCTCAGCTCTTGGTGTGGCTCATCTTTTTGGTCTATATTCATTCTGTCCAAATCTATATCATCGGTTGGGTTTTTAGAGGACGATGATGAATCCGAAATGGTCTGTGTTGCACCATTTGCAGTATTAGCAGCACTGACGTCAACCATGGACAcatcttttccatttgaGTCAGCTGTGTTTCCATTTTTaattccatttccattttcaatgGGTTCACTTTGTGTTTCGTTGGTCATTTCAAAATTACAACCTCTTGGTCCCCAGTCAAAATTTTATATGGTGTTGCAGTATTAATAGTGTTAATGGCCGTTGTTGGCAAAGTGGTAGATATATTTCAAGCGAATGTGTGTTAAGCTATAAATACGTTAGTGGTGAAAGTAATTATATAGATCAATAAAGAGCAGTGGCTGTT
This window harbors:
- the GAL83_2 gene encoding galactose metabolism- protein; translated protein: MTNETQSEPIENGNGIKNGNTADSNGKDVSMVDVSAANTANGATQTISDSSSSSKNPTDDIDLDRMNIDQKDEPHQESSKHVEDAADEDRMHIDHSSTTLAQQQQQQQQQQQQQQQQQQQQQAQDKPPPSSASTRVQNEDQGSQTSAQNNPTQQQQQQQQQQQQQQQQQQQQQQQQQQQQQQQQQQQQQQQQQQQQQQQQQQQQQPETVFTLPVDIKWVQGGEKVYVTGSFTGWRKMIGLVRQPDGTFVITLGLPVGTHRLRFIVDNELRYSDFLPTATDQTGNIVNYVEVAPPPQKDQVQTPAVPQQQQDEQQQQEQQEQQIGSTGAEKAKPNMEEKKDIGGKEASDDSNGLTSRKSTRWQLTNDEDDMGNGYSRYYDQGPEGQNLSFITDIPPIFTDPKVMEQYYVAIDKQSKSNNGQQQAWLHPPQLPPHLESVILNNFNSNENNSGALPTPNHVVLNHLATTSIKHNTLAVASIMRYKTKYITQVLYAPL